In the genome of Pelmatolapia mariae isolate MD_Pm_ZW linkage group LG4, Pm_UMD_F_2, whole genome shotgun sequence, the window CTGAAAAGTGAATTATATACTACATGTTTTGGTGATGTTTCTATTTGTGGACACAAATTATGATTTGTGTTGtaacattattattaatctgCGTCACAAGTGCCGCCCTGCTGCTGCTCACACCTCTTCCTTTCAACTCTCTacctaaaatttaaaaaattaaaccaaattAAATGTTGCTTTTAACAAAAGTGCAAATGTAATCATCTGGAAAGAAACTGATCCACCTTCTCTCTCGCGCTCTCTTTCaaagacacatacacactcatatgtacacacaaaaaacaccttTCTGCAGAGGAATGAGGCTTTGGTATTCATAATAATAGTGCTTAAAGGATGACACAGGGACAGCCACGTCTTTTCTCGTTCCCCGTGTGATGAGTTGGAGGAGGGCTCTCCATCTCCTGAAACCGTCTGTAAAGCAGGAGAACAGATTCAAAGGGATTAATCATCCTCACTTTTTGCTCCTATTCACAGTATCAACCATATATTGACTGATGCTGGCTTGAATAATGTAAGAAAAACTCTTGGTCATGAAATCCAACGATGTAGCTGTTGTCACAGGTTTGGACACAATTTGTTTAGTTATAAAATACCAGCCAACATCTGCCCAGTGCCAAAATATGAATACTAAACCCAAGTTGGTAATGGTGCTGTAACACAGTGTTTCCCAGCCTTTTAGAGGCACGgttcatatttcacattagaaaaatcccacggcacaccaccaaacagaaATATCAAAAACCATACGGATCATTCTTCCAGCAGGTATAGCAGAACTGGCtcggtttgtccccagtataccttTGTTGCTTCcttctgaccactactcatgCTAGGACCTTCGTCTGGGTCGAGTTTTCTCCAGGACCAGGTCagactttttaaacatttatctgTTGCTGTTACGCTCTGCATCGTCTCACAGCATGACTGTTATGTcatttcttcttcgtcttcttctgttttacttaGTTGGCAACACATTTATTAGAGCAGGtggttgtactgccctctagtggaagagaatgtcaTTGCTGCCCGTTACGCACGCCGGTGGCTTCggtgtgccgtggaagattatctggttccacctgattagtactGGGAAACACTGCTGTAATAAGAGTGACCACTACTCCCTACAGCATCTATGTAAGTATTTTACTTTAATACAAGTTACGTCTAATGCAAAATGaacgtttctttttttttttttttttgcatattgtcACACTTGAATGTTTCACCTCAAACAAATACACcctaaataaatgcaaaaatgcagttttttaaatgcTGATTTCATTTGTTAAATCAGTGCTTCACTGGGTGAAAAAGTAGTTCCCATCCTTGACAGCATTTTCAGGTTTTGGCAACAATTGAAACAAATGAATCTTTCATATTGCTGTGGAGGTCTGACACAGTCTTCTCTGTAGAATCCTTTTCTGATGGCTGGACATTGTCCTCCAGGATTTTATGGTAGAGAGCAggattcatggttccatcagtGATGACAAGTCACACCAGCACATTTAACTGTTGGTATGATGATCTTTATCTGAAATGCTTTGTTAGCTTTACGCCAGCTGTAACGGGACTCAAACTTCCAAAAATGTCCAGTTTTGTCTCATCAAtgcacagaatattttcccaatgATTTGTTTTTCCCCAAAAGACGTTTTTAGCAAAtcccaaaataataaaataaaagtaagaaATCAGGAAAGGGGGCACTCCATCATGGCCTGGTAACCATTGTATTCATCGGATCTCAGATGTGATAAATCTTTTGTAAGAGTAAATGAGAACTCAATACTGGTTTCTTATTCTTACTAGCTGGATAGGAAGAATACTGAGAGAGAGTACAGTCGTTTTTCATGGAGCTCAGAACTTCTGTCTCTCCCATGATCCAGCATTCATCCTAACACTGGGATCTACAGCACCAAGCTCACTGCTGAATGAACAAAAACCTGCCTAACCGAACATTGGATTGTTTTGTGTTAGTGTCCTCCACATAAGAATAAAGAAGGTTCTTGTGTTTTGCCGTTTCTAAAAAAGTGGGTATgtagtgtaaaaacaaaatagaaacgAAGCAAAGTATGTTATCATCATACAGATAACTAAAATGCTATCGGGCTATTTTCTGCTTCCGGGTCACAGGAGACAGCTTAGACACCCCGTCCCCCTTCGGTGGGGACACTGAAGTGTTCTAAACCCAGTAAAGACATGTCAGTGGTCTGCACCAGGACCTCCTCCTGGTAGGATATGTCCAAAACACACCTCATCCACCAGTCTGCAGCACTCAGTCTCCCACTCCTTTCCCTCACTTGTGTAAAACAAGAGAATGAGTTTGACTCCTCACTGCCAGCAGTAGGGCAGGGGCTTGTCAATCAAGACAGTCCCACAGTATGCAGAAACCTGGGGCAAATCTTATCTACCACTGGGGTGATGCTACTGGCAAGCATCAGCCATGTCAGGATGGAGGAGATCTTGCAATCCCTTTTATTCTGATTTATTACCACTTTGAAAATGCTCTCAAATTCTATGGAGAAAGCTTAGAAGGTAAAATAAAACCTATCTTTATTGTTAAACAGATCGAATCATATTTTTTAGTTGAGTAAAAGTTTACAGTTTTCGAgtagtctttctttttctgtctgtcaaTGAATACTTCACTACACTTCAAATCAAATAGCATTCAATTCAATTGCAATAactggacacattttatgataACAAAGCATGAAATggttttaaaaagttgtttaaAAGTTTTTTGCATTAACTGTATGTTTTCATAAATCTTAATCATTGCTGAAATCAGTACATGGTGCCATTCTTGGTGTAGGAGccatttttgtgttcttgacaaacgctcaatcatccaggtaagtaaatccacgttgattctgttcatctggattttttctgtgggagaaacgtttcatcatcatccaggtgacttcttcagcctcaactgactgcagctgtgattgcagctgtgattgcagctgtgattgcagccattccccaactctgtgaatggtactcatggccattgattaGTGATCTTTGATCAATgctcatgacaatttgcatattaatgatgaaggaactgacctcccagcccattgttccttcagtgggctggtttcagtcattatgcaaatgtcctgtttataaacctgcagtcagctgagactgaagaagcaCCTGGATGAAaggtttctcccactgaaaacgtccagatgaactgaatcaacctttggggcactttttgttttgttacctTATGTATGTTTTATGGTACGTCAGGTGTTGCTGGTCGGAAGGAGCAAACAGTTTGTGAGCACTGCACTGCTGTGatttagggctgccacaaacggtTATTTTGacagtcgactagtcaccgattatttttacgattagtcgactaatcagataataataatggattgcatttatatagcgcttttcaaggcacccaaagcgctttacaattccactattcactcactctcacacactgcaagctacagttgtagccacagctggggcagactgacagaagcgaggctgccatatcgcaccatcggcccctctggccaacaccagtaggtggtaggtgaagtgtcttgcccaaggacacaacaaccaggacagagagcccggggattgaaccggcaaccttccagttacagatgcgcttcccaaccccctgagccacggtcgcccagatcatcatccattggacgtacaacatccagcttattgcaccagcagcatctgctcttatataactatcattagcttacagctttaagtgtttaaggtatgtgctaactaaaaataaagacaagatgatagtttattaaattttaatgaaattttcaGATTGctttggtggagtttaataaactcagccgtctgctccttgctatctaaaatataacaggacaccggagtaaactctcgagcatctcacacttctgataatcagctgtctgcttgacgtttattcagctgtgtaaaaactataactttaatctcagccaaactgatttactcaggactattaaattagtcgtcgactatcaaaatcgtcgacgtaatcgtgactattcgactaatcatggcagcccTATTGTGATTTATGATAAAAGACAGTTGAACAACAAATGCAACCAATAGAAAGCAATAACTGTGTTAAACACACAAGTATGGCTGGAGTTACTGGACTGGACAGTGGCACCACGTCACCACAGCCATCCAGCAGCTCAGTGGCTCCAAGCGTAGGCTCAGCCTCTACACTTGTCTTGTCTGAAAGTAGGACAGATTGACAGACTGTGATATCCATTTGTTTTCAGGACACGGAAGCTGCAGACATTTGTTCCAAACCAAAAGGTGGACCATCAGAGTTAACGCTTCTTAGTGTGAACAGCagccaaaataacaaaaatgtaataaaattacAATGTGTGCTGTCGAGAAATGTTAAAGTGCAGTTTGCCCGGCTGTCTGTGCTAGTCCCAGCAGGGAAGTGAACTAAAACAAACTCATATAAATAAGGACTGTACCTAATAATATGCACAAGCTCCAAGAAGGCTTCATCAACATTGAAGCGATTCTTCGCCGAGGCCTCCATGTAGTGGATCCTGTTCTCTCTGGCAAACGCCTGTGCGTCCTCCTTGGGTATCTGCAGACACAATAAACAATATCAAGTCTGAGATCCAGTGCTGTTCTTGTCATCCTGtaaaaatatgcagaaaacTTGTCACTGTTGTCACTTTGTcctgaaaaaaatgaaggtaAGGAATCTCAACAAGTAGAAGGCTTAAAAATCCTGTGGGACaagacaaaaaaccccaaaacactggGGACACTGAGGTCAGGGTCACCGAGATTCttctgagatttttagtagatacaccTATTGGAAGTATCTGAACATAtctgaaagacaaaaaactCCACAACAGCTCTTGTAGAGTGATGAATCCAGTTTTTACCAGTTCAAAGTATTTTCAAGGACATGCAGAGGTtagtgtgacagaggaggatgttatGGTGAGCTTTGGGCTGCTACAGACGTGGACAAAATTGTTGGTACCCTTCagtcaatgaaagaaaaactcacaatggtcacagaaataactttaatctgacaaaatttataataaacaaaaattCTATAAATGTTTACCAATGAAAGTCGGACGTTGCTTTTCAACCATCAAtagaattatttaaaaaataaatgcatggaACAGGCCTGGACAAAAATGATGGTACCCttagaaaagaatgaaaataatgtGACCAAAGGGACACGTTAATCCAAGGTGTGCCCACTAATCAGCATCGCAGGTGTCTACAGTCTTGTAATCAGTCAGTGGGCCTATATACAGGACTCCAGGTAGTCACCGTGTTTGGTGACATGGTGTGTACCACACTCAACATGGACCAGAGGAAGCGAAGGAAAtagattagaaagaaaatcatagCATGTTGAAGGTAACGGCTAGAAGACCATCTCCAAGCAGCAGATGTTCCTGTGACTACAGCTGCACATGTCCTTCAGAAATTTAAGATCCATGGGACTGTAGCCAACCTCCCTGGACGTGGCCACAGGAGGAAAACTGATGACAGATCAAAGAGACGGATAATCGGAATGGTAACAAAAGAGCCCAGAAAGACTTCTAAAGAGATCCAAGCTGAACTTCAAGCTTAACGAACGTCAGTGTCAGATCGCACCATCCGTCGTTGTTTGGGCTACATGGGAGATGACCACGGAGGACACCATTGTTGAAAACAAATCATAAAAAAGCCAGACTGGAATTTGCCAAACTACATGTTGACAAGCCACAAAGCTTCTGGGAGAATGTCCCGtggacagatgagacaaaaaaaaggaactttTTGCCAAAGCACATCAGCTCTATgttcacagacagaaaaatgaagcatATCAAGAAAAGAACAGTGTCCCGACTGTGAAACATGGAGGAGGCTCTGTTAtgttctggggctgctttgctgcatcTGGCACAGGGTGTCTTACATCTGTGCAGGGTACAATGACATCTCAAGACTATCAATGGATTCTAGAGAGAAATGTGCAGGCCAGTGTCAGAAAGCTTGGTCTCAGTCGCAGGTCATGGGTCttacaacaggacaatgacccaaaacagaGAGCTAAAGCACCCAAGAATGGCTAAGAGGGAAACACTGGACTATTTTAAAGTGGCCTTCTATGAGCGCTGACCTCAATCCTATTGAGCATCTTTGAAAGGAGCGGAAACATGCCGTCTGGAAAAGGCGCCCTTCAAACCGGAAACAACTGGAGCAGTTTGCTCACGAGGAGTGGACCAAAATACCTGCTGAGAGGTGCAGAAGTCTCACTGACAGTTACAGGAATCGTTGCAGTGATTGCCTCAAAAGGTTCTGCAACAAAATATTAAGTTGTGGGTCCCATCATTTTCATCCAGGCCTGTtccatgcatttattttttaaataactctgTTGAAGCATGGTTGAAAATCAATGTCTGACTTTCATTGGTTAACATTCATcgaatttgtatttatttatacttttgTCAGATTAACATTATTTCTGTGAGCATGatgagtttttctttcattgactGAAGGGTACCAACAACCACGTCCACGTCTGTACGTTGTTGAGCTGTGGTTTTCCAGTCCTTTCAGGACCTGTCTCTGAACCAGTGGTCCAATGATTAATAGAGTAAATGGACTGGCATCTGTATTTTCCAGTTTTCCTCTATATTATTTTTAGTAATTTGCGGTGCAGGTTCATCTGTCACAGGCACACTTTAACTTTCAGATTACAGGAACTGGAACGTTGGACATTTGATAAGTGGATGCCTCGAGCTCCTGAGTTACAGGAGTTGATTCTGCTTGTATAATAATTTGTGGAATAAATGAGACTAAGCCAGAAACGTTGTTTATAAAACTGCAGATATCTCCTAAACTGTTGAGATTCCAGAACTTTCCTTCTGCAGTAGATCTGGAATAGAAGAAAAATGACATAGAAGTGTATCGGTTGTTGTTAGTTACCACTCTTTGCTGTTCCAGGTCTGCCTTGTTTCCAACCAGCACCATGGGAAAAtcatctctgtctttcactcttAGGATCTGGGTGTGGAACTTCTGGACTTCATGATAGCTGATAGTTGGAAGGACAGAAATAATTACCAGGCACAGTATAAAGAAGTCTACAGATTAAAATAGCCCTTCTCATCCATTTTAATAGTTCCACACAAAGTCTTCCTTATTCCTTATATATTAACATATTGTGTTGTTAAAtagtctgtttttgttaatgTTACTGTGTGTTTGTTCCTGGTTCAACCCTCGGCTGAAGCTGAAAAAGATTCATTACCAAACAGCAGAGGGTGACTGAGTTTCTCTGAAGTATTGGACTTACAGATACAGCTTTTCTGTTCTAATTAAGTACTTGAAGCACTTTCTATTACAAGTGTCATCCACTCAtataacattcacacacactgtgacGCACTGGGGGCAACTCTGTGTTCACTATCTTGCTCAAAGACACTTTGACATGCAGGCTGGAGGACTCCACGCCCCCCTGTGCTGCAGTATAGTGTGCAGGTGCTCT includes:
- the rras gene encoding ras-related protein R-Ras, which codes for MSGDEERFKLVVVGGGGVGKSALTIQFIQSYFVSDYDPTIEDSYTKICTVDGKETRLDILDTAGQEEFGAMREQYMRSGEGFLLVFALNDRGSYHEVQKFHTQILRVKDRDDFPMVLVGNKADLEQQRVIPKEDAQAFARENRIHYMEASAKNRFNVDEAFLELVHIIRRFQEMESPPPTHHTGNEKRRGCPCVIL